A part of Salvia hispanica cultivar TCC Black 2014 unplaced genomic scaffold, UniMelb_Shisp_WGS_1.0 HiC_scaffold_1103, whole genome shotgun sequence genomic DNA contains:
- the LOC125197941 gene encoding U-box domain-containing protein 9-like: MKEADDTKESDMIRDEEVPEEFKCPISKKLMRDPVILPSGLTYDRPFIEDWLKNESPLIRDWDECRGCSHASNPKSSRAITTYDNNEGEDYVEDLVCALREAKDEDVRKSTIGIFKNICVDDKVNKRVGEASDAIVDATRRGSGSQELRMLAVATLNILATLESNKLLIVRCGVFWHLTDLLQSQKETEATEAAQLIQKLCTVPSNKVRAVDEDLIQVLMGAIDHYVFEDTYPVVVDIILDVLKLLVHESSARYKMEELDGVHWLFQNIDYTANPLTKEHCVAILDTALFADEYVSSWGVAMYNEETKYRTLARLVEQGTPAAQSMASILLNKLNTEYPYVRVFSFNKHTCYYDFRNR, translated from the exons ATGAAAGAAGCCGATGATACGAAAGAATCCGATATGATCCGGGACGAGGAGGTGCCGGAGGAATTCAAGTGCCCCATCTCCAAAAAACTTATGAGAGATCCCGTCATTCTGCCAAGCGGACTG ACATATGATCGTCCGTTCATCGAAGATTGGCTTAAAAATGAGAGTCCCTTAATTAGAGATTGGGATGAATGCAGAGGGTGCAGTCACGCCTCTAATCCCAAATCTAGT CGGGCAATTACTACATATGACAACAACGAAGGAGAAGATTATGTGGAAGATCTTGTGTGCGCTCTAAGAGAAGCCAAAGACGAAGATGTGCGTAAGAGCACTATTGGCATCTTCAAGAACATATGCGTTGATGATAAAGTGAACAAGCGTGTTGGAGAGGCTAGTGATGCGATTGTCGATGCCACAAGGCGTGGATCCGGGAGTCAGGAGTTGAGGATGCTCGCTGTTGCAACGCTCAACATATTGGCCACACTCGAGTCGAACAAGCTGCTCATTGTCAGATGTGGAGTCTTTTGGCACCTCACGGATCTATTGCAAAGTCAGAAAGAGACGGAAGCGACAGAGGCTGCACAATTGATTCAAAAACTGTGTACCGTCCCGAGCAACAAAGTTAGAGCAGTAGATGAAGATTTGATCCAAGTCCTCATGGGTGCTATTGATCATTATGTGTTTGAGGACACGTACCCCGTGGTTGTGGACATTATACTTGATGTTCTTAAGTTACTTGTCCACGAAAGTTCGGCAAGATATAAGATGGAAGAGCTCGATGGAGTGCATTGGTTGTTCCAGAACATAGATTATACTGCCAATCCGCTCACTAAGGAGCATTGTGTGGCCATCCTGGACACGGCCTTATTTGCTGATGAATACGTGAGTTCGTGGGGGGTGGCGATGTACAACGAGGAAACCAAGTATCGTACGCTGGCACGCCTCGTGGAACAGGGAACTCCTGCAGCCCAGTCAATGGCTAGCATACTTCTAAACAAGTTGAACACTGAATATCCATATGTGCGAGTATTCAGTTTTAATAAGCATACGTGCTATTATGATTTTAGGAACAGGTAG